The segment GTTACAACATAACCACAATTCTATAGTACATTCTGTTGGTAAAGGGATACAAggatttataataattgaaGCATTGCTATGATAAAAATTCATTCCTTTTAAATCTCCTGTAATTCCAACACAacctttataattattatgaattaataataaactattatattcttttatatattgataattcatataatcatttttatttttatttaatatatctatatattttatatttaataaattatccgtatcttcatcatctcctttattataaatatgttttatatctattatatttgtttttaactctttaatattatttttatttttttctgaaACGATCTTTTTTGAATACGCCTCTAGGAATTCACCTCTTATATTTAATGAAGAACCATAATTACAcatttcaaaataatattttttgtcgTTATAATTTTCCTTTACATATTGATCCATAATTTGTTCACTCATATTTTCtaataaaatgttaaaatttctttttctttcttttattaattttatatcatcctCATCTAAATACATTTCATAATCATCTATAATATGAACAGGCATAGCACTACAAAAAATGAgagaaaaaatttttaatttctttttatttcttttttctattaAGTTATTTTGTAATCTCTTCAACTCTTCTATATTATCACTGGCTTtcgaaaaattaattaattcgttaatatttaaataatctttttcttctgaaatatttataaagtaATGTTTGGAGTTCTTacttaatttttcatattcgtTATAAAAATCGATATCTAGtacctttttatttatgaaatCGGTTATacttaaaatattatctatattatctgtattatctatattattattattatcatcccttttttcatttataattgaacatatattatacctaattatattttgttgatttttatattctccttttttaatatattcaaagaATCTcttcatgtatatattttgatttctATAACATCCCCATAAGTTGATCaaattattacaaatatatttctcacatatatgtgtatgataaattttaaaaaaaaattcactCACATCTAATAGTAAacaatgaataaatattcttGCCAATTCGATAATATACAAAGAatgtatatgataaaatattctttgtcctttaaaattttttgttcttgtactttgttttttataatcTATTAAATTCATATCTGATgaaatatcatatttatattcccCTTTATGAGCATTTACAAAAGTTTCgctatttcttttattaatatatgtatttgagcacatatatttatctaaACAATTGAACCTTTCTCTATCACACATATATGTCTCTTCCATATGTATACTCTGATCATTCTTCCTATTAAAATTGTGGTTATATAACGGCATAAAAGATTGACAAAATGAGTTTCCATACATTTGTAACATATTCATGTCTTCTATTTCATCACATGGATCATCCTTAATATCCATATTAACATTATCGTCTAAAAAATTTTGttcaattaatatattattttttattttttgactTTGCTTCTCTTcctcatataaattattcttatcaaaagaaaaattacacatattattatacatatttataagtgACATATTTCCTTTCAtagcattattatttacatatggataaatattaaaaaaatgctctactatatttttataaaaacgacatttatttaatatgctATAAacatgaaataatatatgtgagATATTGTAATTTATATCTCGTAAATTgccataatttaatatactCATTCCCCATGCATATATGATTAGATATTCATAtgattgttcatattttttcctcCGTAATACCTTTACAAActtttttgtaaattttaagaaattttttagaattattaaaaaattatctgtttcaaaaaaatgattttttcttaatacaTGTATACATGTTTTTAATGAAATAAGGgggtattttttttctaatgttaattttataagaatGGATAAACATTTTTGTGGTTCATTAGATAgactaataatattatataaataatgaatccATATTTCCGAAatgtttaataatttatgtctttttatattatttacattccatttttttaccataaatatattgttattctttttttttacgttattattttttgtatttaaaaTAGATTCCTCATCATccgtataataatttaagacATTACTCATTAATAATAGGCTTTTTAATTtctgttcttttttttgttcattttctaTTCCTTTTTTGTTCTTAACTCTTGAATATGTGTCTTCCATCTTTTTACGATTTCCCCATATAAGTGTTTTAAATTTTCTGTATATACCTAGccattttcttttccttttttttacgaaacttataatatatataattttttttgaaaaattatacTTCTTTATAGTATGATTAAtcaaaaagaataaaataaaaacaaaatatattgttatgttacacaatatagatataattgtaatgatttttataaaattttttatatgaacataacataaaaaggtataataaaataataaaatcgtagtatatattaaacatgaaaaagaatataaaaatgtatcttttttttttacattttgaaataaaattatgaaaaaatgatACCACatgttatttcttttatttgttatttctttttcttttttatcatattcctttatattgtttttttccACACTATGGCAAATAttagatttattatttcttatacGGCAAGAACTATATAGTTTCATATGACACATTTTATTTCCTTCATCATTATCAAAACAATCTCTCGTATTagacacattttttttttttttttttcctttttctatTGTAtgtatatcaaaaaaaaaacgatgAGGGTCTTTCCTttcatatacacatatatgtatgattaatacataaatagaaaaagaaataattattatcataaactgaaatatatgtatattgttattatataaaccatttttataattataatataaagatgGATTAATAGTAATCCAAAATTTCTTATGAAaaagtattataaatataattaaaaaaagagtatcctttttatttataatttttgctTTTTGTtgcaaaataatatattcatctaTAACTGCTTGATATCTTTTCACATATTTTCTAAgtaattgaaaaaaatacaaataaaaaaatttcataaatgtattatatataataattatcattattttgtaataagAACTTTTCATATCTTCACAATTTATTGAATCgtcaattataataaaacttTCTTCTCTATGTTCATCATAATTgcataaacaaaataatacacacaatttaattatttctatatatatcaaatcgtgataaaatataaaaaaaaacaaaaaggaCCTCACATAGTTTTCCGCACTGAACAAGTTACACCTcgttatattatcatcagaatatatattatgatgaaaTTTTTTAGGTTGagatatttcatttataaataaattattagaatCACAAAAGTTCATTTCCTTACGATCATTCAtatctattatatttatttcatttctcTTACTACaatcttttttctttttatattcacttatattattgttattcaCATTTGAATTATCAACTTTATtgatatgtttttttttgcttctctgtttataatttttatcaaaaGGGCATATAGTAACATCTTCACGTCTTTTTACATTCtctgtaataatatatatatattaaatatatgtatgtatgatATACCCTCAAAGGAAacatgataattatatatagattcatagtaatttataatacttcatggatatatatatatatatatatatatatatatatattttttcatttcgtATAAATTACTATAAAATAAGGTAATGACAAAGGTACACAAAAGTgaacaaattaatattaacaaaGGTAAGTATAATAGAAAggtgatttttttttgaatccGTTCTAAATTACTTCCTCtctaaaatgaaataatacatatatataaacatacattttataacatCCTaggaagaatataaatattttaatttttcacaaatgaaaaataatattatttcattactTTAAAGACACAGTCAAGAAATTCATTAATTGGTATGCcgaatgtaaaaaaatacaaaaactTCACAAGATAGTGATCATAATTTGAATTAACATACCTTTAAACGAAAATAatcacacacacacacatatatatatatatatatatatatatatatatcataaaataataaaagagaattaatttttttaatattataatttaataccTAAGTAGTGATACAAATTGGATATAggtaaaaaataattgtattatacttttttctttctcattatttatacacaTAGCTATAAATATACTAatgacaaatataaatatagcaaaaaagaatattataaaatatgtactcATGTTACAAAGGACGCAAGGTTGTTGTAAAGGAGCGAGGAAGTTGTATCTATAATTTTCATCACactataaaaagtaaaaataaattttgataatataaaattccataaaattaatatatatatatatatatatatataatatattaagtgattttctttaaattaataaatcatgaaaaaaaataaattatattattttatttttttttgtacaatTTTACACtgtatcattttatttcCCTCCAGACAACTATTTTTCTCCTTCACATTTAAACACACTCCctttttaaaacataatatttcataattatatatggatTTCTTCTTCACTTTCTTACataattttatgttttccttatttttatctttcaaACACATGTTACGAAAACACCATGTGTTTTCGTTACTTTTACAATATTCTTGTGAATTACATGGTACACATTTATTACCACCATTTAAATATGAGCTTAATTTAAAAccttgtatataaaaaaattatgcaagttcaattattttttcttaaacataatttatttttaatatggttgtattaaatatattttaatgtatataattttatatcttagtttttatatttttttaaaaccttTATTACAGACACAATCTGATATGGATTTTGATCCAATGCTCTTTGTGGCTGTAggaaatataatgaaaattaatatatatatatatatatatatatatatatatatatatatgtatatatatatttttatttatttatttaattttattatttttactagATCCATATGGGCAATTTTCACATATTATGGAACCCACATAACTGCTAAAAGTACCGATAGGACAAGGTGAACATTTTTTGTTATCTCtcgaaaaattaaaaaatccCTCTTTACATTTATCACACTTGTAATccttaaatataaaaggttTATAGTGAAAAGCATATGAGagcataaaatataaacatattaatatgtgtgtttttttttttttttttcttttttttcttatacatAAGTAAGTGATTCACCAGCTCTAcacttcaaaaaaaaaaaaaaaaaaaaataatatatatatatatatatatattatacacatatgtactatatatttttaatattacctTAACATTTAATAATCTTGGGTATATTCCCTTATTCAATTgggaataataattttttgctccccaatttttatttaaggtttcgtatattattaatataataaaaagtggtaatttatttatacaagacatgatttgttatatttatgataaaagtatgaaaaaaattaaggaaacttaaattatatatatatatatatatatatatatatatatatatatatatcataagaattattaatatatataatatattgtatacaTTTCATCGTTTTTCtcatataagaataaaattaattatataccCTATATAATCATTGATCCAgaggaaaacaaaaaatatcattttattttatattatatatgaacccttcacatttataatatatatatatatatatatattccgaACGTGCAACCAATTTCTATTATTTAATGTAAAGAAATATACATTaccttttaaatataaatatttatttctaaaCTTAAAAATGTGCATATTTGCACacttcaatatatatatatatatatatatatatatataggtttAATCCTTATTTAggtgttatataaaattaaatgtatatttcaaaaagatgtttcttaaaaaaaataaaatatacgtatatatattaaacgaaaaaatattcatataaaatacatatgacataaaaatgataactagaaaaaaaaaatatatatatatatatattattaaaaataagagaatatatttacattaactcatatatatatatatatatatatatatatatatatatatatatatatatatatatatgtggataGCACATCATAGTACTTATTTAAGGttccatttttatttgtcTGGATAATATAAGGGGTAATTCGAAGGCAAGTTATCAAAATATTCAGGGGGCAATTGATAAGAAATTTTGGCACCTTCAAAAGATCTTGAAAAACCCACAATaggcatatatttataacaaacttgtaaatgaattaaattatttcttaGTCCGTTATAATAATCTTTAAGTgaatattttgtaataaaatttctataattttttttggcttgctttttatttttaacaatATAATCTTGAATTATAACttcattctttatttttttaggcGTTTCATATGTAACTAAAACATAAACAAAAAGCTGTTTTAAATTCCAATTAAATGCTTTTCTCATATCATAAGAAACATCTAAAGATAATACTGCTTCATCAGCATTTATGTAcctattatatacaaatctTTTAATACTTTTCACCTGAATATTggtttttatttctttctcatcaaataaataaaaagatgtTCCATAATTGAACGCACacaatattaaaaaacaCAGGGCCATAGAATAAAACAACACATTTAAGCGGTTTAAGAAGCTATCCATTTTTTCttcgttatatatataaaattatatgtacatatatctatttataaaaaaaatatgtgtatgtattcacacataacaaaaatatcaaatgaaaaaaaaatattataatatatatatatattataagtaataaaacaatatgtttatttactattctttatatttagtacaaaatcaaaaaaaaaaaaaaaaaaataaagaaaagaattacatatatttttcattaagaGAGTTCATCTAAAATATATTCCTCCTTCCTAATACACAATCTAAACATattgtaatttattttatttttttttttttaacatattatatattttatgaatataaacagaatgtatataataatttaatatttaatgatatatatatatatatatatattacaaatatataaaatatatattatatatatttggttattattctttctttatctcccctaatatatatatatatatatatatatatatatatatatatatatattatatacatatatatattcgtgtatatatataaaatatatcatttagCTAAAAATTTTACCCcttacaataaaaaaaaaaaaaaaaaaaaaaaaaatttatataggttaaaatgtatttttaattttctgtTCTTATAATActctttttcttatatatatgggggaaaaaaaaaatatataaaactattACATACAGGGGGTaacttttttcctttttttcttttacatattataaattctctatacataaatatatatatatttatatatatatgtaaataataaattaaagaaattttcccgttttttttttcttttttttaatattgtgcaaaaaatatatatatatttataatattt is part of the Plasmodium falciparum 3D7 genome assembly, chromosome: 9 genome and harbors:
- a CDS encoding signal peptidase complex subunit 3, putative, whose amino-acid sequence is MDSFLNRLNVLFYSMALCFLILCAFNYGTSFYLFDEKEIKTNIQVKSIKRFVYNRYINADEAVLSLDVSYDMRKAFNWNLKQLFVYVLVTYETPKKIKNEVIIQDYIVKNKKQAKKNYRNFITKYSLKDYYNGLRNNLIHLQVCYKYMPIVGFSRSFEGAKISYQLPPEYFDNLPSNYPLYYPDK